CCATGAATTTTGTCAACTTCATAAGAAGATATTCGACGATTTTGTCTCCTAATAAGATCAATGTGTTCTCTGTGTAAAAAGGTTAAGAGAGATTAGACATTATAATTAGTATAAAGATGTCAAAccaaattttagtaattaaatataaacataaataaattgacTTACTTTTGGAAGGGGTCGACATTATGGCTATTAAAAAGCACATATCTATGTGCTTGCAACAATGTTTTCTTGTCAAGGGAGATCCGAGAAgccctttttcttttcttcacatTGAATCCAACTTTACACTTTCTCCCCAATGGTCTCCCTCTAGGATTTAAAAGATTTGTATTTTCCACAAAATTCGAATCATCATTTCGACTAGGTTGATTAAAATAAGTTTCCACCGAAGAGAGATATCGGGAACAAAATATCAAGCATTAATGAGCTAAATAACCCTCTGCAATAGATCCCTCTGGATGTGCTCGATTATGAACAAATGACTTTAGAGTAAAAAGGAACCTAAAAAAGAGAGTTTAGGTCACCAAATAAGATAACataattttacttaataatCTAATAATGAATATAAATGAACGAAAAAATGTGTAATACCTTTCAATtggatacatccatcgataATGAACAGGACCTGCAACTTTTGCCTCATATGCCAAATGAATTAACAAATGTACCATTATAGTGAAAAAAGATGGAGGGAAAATCTTTTCTAACTGGCACAATGTTTTGGAAATTCGATTCTCCAAGTGCTCCAAATTATGCTCATTAAGAACCTTGCCACACAATTCTTTGAAGAAATGACAAAGATCGCATATAGCTAAACTCACTTTGTCAGGCAAACAACCTTGTATAGCTATAGGAAGAAACTTTTGCATTAAAAGGTGACAATCATAGCTTTTGAGACCAAATATCTTGTGTTGCTTCACTTGCACACATCTAGatatattagaaaaatattcatctgaggtttttaagtttttgagaacttccaaaaatatttctttctcaTTCGATGTCATTTGGTAACAAGCTCTAGGCAAATATTTTTTACCTTTACTTGGATGCATCGTTGGATGTAGTTGACTTCTAATGTTCATGTCTACAAGGTCATAACGTGCCTTATCGTTATCCTTTGATTTTCCGTCTAAATGCAACAATGTTCCAATAATGTTATcacaaacatttttttcaatgtgCATTACATCAAGATTATGACGAAGAACATTATGTTGCCAATAAGGTAATGTGAACAAAATGCTTTTCTTTTTCCATGGTGACCCATTACCTATTccatgatcttccaattgtctCAAGACACTTGCACCATTAGGTAGCTCCGGCGGTGCTCTAAACTCTTGGGTTCCATCAAATTTTCCTCTATTGTATCTCCACTTACTAGTAGGCTCTAACCAACGACGATGACACATGTAGCAAAACTTCCGACTATAACGCAACCAATGAGACGCAGTTTTTAATCCACAACATGGACAATCATATCGACCTTTAGCGCTTCAGCCTGACAAATTTGCAAATGCTGGGAAATCGTTGATAGTCCATATGATAGCAGCACGCATTTGGAATGACTCCTTTTTGCATGCATCAAATGTTTTCACCCCAATTTTCCCATAATTCTTTTAGTTCTTCCACAAGAGGTTGCATATAGATATCAAGTTTATTTCCTGGACCTTTTGGACCAGGAATAAGCAATGAAAGTATAAAATTAGGTTGCTTCATACACATCCATGGAGGAAGATTATAAGGAATCAAAACAATAGGCCAAGTGCTATGAGAAATTGACATAGTTTTGAAAGGGTTAAAACCATCAGAAGCTAAACCTAGTCGAACATTACGAGGGTCGCACGAAAAATCAGGATGTTGACTATCAAAATATTTCCAAGCGAAAGAATCAGCTGGATGTCTCATGAGCCCATCTTTTGTTCTACCATCTTTGTGCCATGTCATAGAAGAAGCTATTTTTGATGATAGAAAGAGTCTTTGTAGTCTAGGTTTAAGAGGAAACCAACGAAGAACCTTTGCAGGGATTTTTTTTCTACCTTCATTGTCATTAGAGTTTAGTTTCCATCGTGACATGCCACATTTTGAGCAAATTTGAGCATTAGAAGAATCTCTCCAATATAATATGCAATCATTGGGACAAGCATGAATTTTTTCATATGAGAGACCTAATCCACAAATAATCTTTTTTGTATCATAAAAAGATTTCGGCAATGTATTTTCTTCTGGTAATGCTCCCCTTAAAGCTCTAACAACATGGAAAAACTTTTGTCAGTCCACCCGTTTAGACACTTTAAGTGATACAAATGGACAATAAATGATAGTTTTATGAACTTCTTACAACCAGGATAAAGATTTTGCTCTGCCTCATTTAACAACAGATAGAACTTATCCAAATTACTATCATCTTCAAATTGTTGAGTATTGGGTTCATCTAAGAATGCTTTGGGATTCTCGTCCTCCACATTTAAATTTGCACCATCACTCTCATTAGTTGGATGTATTCCAAAGGCATCATAAATCAATGTATCTATGTCATGGCCAAACTCTCCTTCTACTTGAGATACACTTTGAGAACTAGACGAGCTAACTTGTTCACCATGAAAGACCCAAGTAACATAACCTTTTAGAAacccaaaatggattagatGCTCATAAATATCCACTCGAGAGCGCCACTTGCAATTGACACAATTGGTGCAAGGACATAAAATTTTTCCATCATTTGATTTTGCAAATGCAAAATCAAGAAAATTAGTAACTCCTCTAATGTACTTCTCTTTATTAAGAGAGTTGTTAGGGTTGTAGGATATCCAACTCTTATCCATTCAATTCAATGCAATAAACtgaaaaattgaatgaaataacacacaaaaattaataaatataacttaaatataaagaaaggaaaatgaaggaaacaaacggatgataataattattattattattataattattataataataatcataaacaGTGTTTCttgataaattataataataataataataataataataataatcttgaTTGCTACCTGTTTGTATGTCTTTATTATTATAAgatatatgatattttattgcTAAATAGAAATTAGCTACTGTAGACCTCGCTTATTGTTTtgcatttttaataataatacaaactattgcatttttaaaaactaaccGAGAAGATTGAAACAAAGAACTCAAGAACCAGCCTTGTGTACGTCCAAGCTTCAGATAAGCACTGGTTACcataagaaagaaagaaagacaGAATGAATGAGAAGATCCATTATTGACAATTGTATGATAAAAGCAAATAATTCACACATAATTAACAACCAAATAGAGCCAAAATTTAATCCAGCCACTTGATAATGGATTGCAATGCTATGTGACTGGTTTATAATATATTGCAAGAATATTCAGCCACTCTAGttaccaaaaagaaagaaagaaagacaaAATGAATGAGAAGATCCATTATTGACAATTGTATGATAAAAGCAAATAATTCACACCTAATTAACAATCAAATAGAGCCAAAATTTAATTCAGCCACTTGATAATGGATTGCAATGCTATGTGACTGGTTTATAATATATTGCAAGAATATTCAGCCACTTGATAATGGATTGCAATGCAACCTGCATTAAGCTCAAATGCATGGTAAACTGGTGATTTGTATAATATTGAATTGAATGTGCAAACTGCCAATGGTTTTGCAATATGAGGAAATATTGAAATCAGTAAAAAAGTTGAAATTTGTCACAGAGTACTCTAAtattaatcaaacatatctaCTTATCAAGTTTTCTCGTATTGTTTTCAATGCTGCCAATTGTTTATTATATATGTCTTACTCATTTTTTACTGCAGTTCAAGGAAATGGGTGGAAGCAGGAGGCCTATTGAAtcattaaaaacaaatgaaCAGCCTACCGAAAGAAAGAAAGGCCTTGGTGATTGGATGAATATGATTAAACCTGCCAAGGAAGAGAAAGATCATTGGGTAACAATAGATGCAACTTGAGTTTTCTCCCTCCTTTCGGCAACTAAAGGATCCTATGAATTTAGCATTAATGTTTTCTTTCAAACCATTTTCATGTTTACTAGAACGCAATTTCTAATTTTCTCATCTTCACGAGGTTGACTGTGAATGTTTTAACATGTATAATGTTAATGTATAATTGGACGGTCCCTAATATGAAACCGGTCTCAAAATGTACAGCATGTGGCACTGATTTTGGGGCTTTTATACGCAAGGTTGATCTCCCTGTTTCCATTCTCATGCTATGTTTTCTCTTTACCGTACCATGTTTCTAATGACAGGATCCGCTGCTTTTACCAGCATTATTGTAGGAACTGTGGTGACATTTTCTGTGACAAATGTACACATGGTAGAATTGCTCTCACCACTGATGAGAATGCTCAGCCAGTACGAGATTGAAGAGTACAAATTAATATacataatttgaaatttaatcaaacatatctatttttttcctaatttatatttatattttgagattGAAGAGTACTCTAATATTATCAAGACTTGAATCTTGGAGTGTGTGATACATAGTTCTGATAACTGTTAAATTAAAAGAGAGATAAACTCTATCCGTTAAATCTATTGCTTCTCATGCTATAGAACATTCAAACACATAATTATCATGACCTAAATTCTAcccttattttatattaaatacatgAAATACCAGTAGTAGCGGTGACCGTAAACCGCTCTGAAACCGACTTTCTGACAAAGGCACTAATATCCGGCGAAAGACCAGCAATCTCAAAATTCAGATTCAGGGATAGTAGACATAACaactttcatttatttttctaagACGGTCGACTCAAAGATCAAGAGTTAGGAAGCTGCAATACATGATACAATTGTACCTGAGCTTGAAGATGAGAAACTCCATATTTGTTTTTTGCTTTTTCATTATCCTTTCtctgaaaatgaaaatagaagaaCCTCAAaaccattttaaaatataaaatactaaaatcaaTCAAATCATTCAACCTATGCAAATTGCTAACAAAGGAAAAACAATTTTCACTTACTGAATCTGGATCTGAATCGATGAGTTTGAATAACAAAATCGTAAATCACTGAATCTGAATCTGAATCGATGAGTTTGAATAACAAAATCGTAAATTGTTGAACAGTTACTACTGGTATTTCATGAGTTTGAATCTGAATCGATGAGTTTGAATAACAATTTCAACTTTGACAATTTCTGAAATGAAATAGGGAAACAAATTGAGAAGAGAAGAAATAGGAAAAAAGAATTTTAGAGAAATGGAAATGAAGGCATTGCATTGAAGAACGAAAATTACTTTGATAATTTCTGAGACGAAAATTGCATGAATCGATTTTTGGTGAAGAAAATTTTCTAAAGAGAGTTGCTACAGAGGAAGTTCATTTTTGGTGCTGGTGCGTGAAACCATTTTCTTTTCTGGTGAGTTATTTTTTTGATGAATGTtagtgtaaaataaatattttacattgaattattattttacattgaattaataataatgaaggtgtaaaataaatatttctaagTTTAGTTTCCCTAGGGTGAGTTATTTTTTATGTGaatatttcattcttttttaagttattataaattgatattaaattagTATATGTGACACTTTCTCTATAgctaaaagtaattataatgacaaacaaatatatattattaaatattgagTGTCACAATAGATTTTTTTTGTAGTGACTTATGATGATTTTAGTGCATTTTTAGGACATAATAGATCATTCTCTTTCAGTATTTTAAAGTTTTCTTGTCCTTATCTAGATTATTTGCTCTTTAGCTGATTGTAAGACTTCTCATAGTCACCTAgcttattactaattttaatttcatgttcataaaaaaaaaatgtggagAAGCAGACGGAGAAAATGTCTGTGTACAAAAATTGAGTTGGACAGGATAAATGAGTTCGATTGCTAGAATTAGTTGCTTCTAATACTCTAAAAggtatatattattatagataTACTTGTTAGAATTATGTGGTATAATGTTATGGTCCGATTACCAATTATGTGCAATAAATGAAACGGATAACTCACGTTCAATATATtcattttcctttatttttatattttgatttgattaattATGAATAAGTTATCCGTTGAATATATtcattttcctttatttttatattttgatttgattaattatgaataaattGATTGGATTATTTTAATTCTCGTGCATTGGTACTTGCCACGTGCTATATTATTGGATGGTAGTTGTGTATGctgttaatttatttgattttaggtttaaatatatttttagttcttataattataatatttattattttaatctttttagatttttttttttcatttgatttatattcttacaaaaatggttttattttaaaatagtttttccgTCCAACTTCTTTTACAAACTGTTAATATATCTTTGGTCCCACCAAATATTTGTGAGAAGGCTTAAGAGAAGTCATTCTCCTCATTCAACACAATAACACAACCCCACCACTGCAAATCTAAATTCACAAAGACATCTTTCATTCAATCAAGAACCACTACTAGACATCAGCATTTTTCCTGCATACATGAGGATTTTGCTGTGGTGTTAGATTCCACAGGTAAAACGACAGGTAAAGTTTTATTTTGCTGCGGATTTACATATGATTATATGTCTGCAACAAAACTCACCTTTTTCCTTATGATTTTTCGACAGTGAATTTCCGTAGAAAACATCTGCAACAAATTTCGTAGCAAATTTTACAATTGTTATATTATATGCCGATTTTTAtgctttaattttatataaataaagtagtttttatttttatataaataaagtagaattttttataagcaaattacaaaaataagcAAATTAGGACTAACAATATAATCCGCACTTGCGGTACCAGAAACTGTCTTCATTTGGAGGGGGGAAATTCGCTTTGATTTAGGTGTGAACGTGGATTTTTTTCCGAAATTAACATTCGGGCCGGGGATGGGTTTGAGTGTTGATATCCACTCCTATTAACTTTGAAGAAAAGCCAATAGTATTCTATTTGTTTTGGTggagattaaatttttttttttttttatgaatttgttatgtaagatattgaattaattgaatCTTTAACATTTCTTAATTTCTCTTTCAAATCGCAGGAACCCTAACCTACATCTGGCGAGTGCTAAGtgcaattttaaataatttcttaattttcttctgaatttctacttaaattttgtgttttattttctaAACATTTGCTTTGGTTTCAGTGGATTGCTACTGACTGGATTTTGATTTTGGTTAGATCTGGTATTATTGTGACATTGGAGCTCAAAGGCTTTACCATTTTGCTCAAATGCTTTTTCACCTCTCTATGTTCTGGCAGAAAGCCAAAGAGTTCTCCCATTGCCGCCATTGCTACTTACATAGAGGTATTTTCAATTTAGCTTTATGTCTAATCTTTTTTGAATGATTGTGTCGTGATCAGATATACTGATGGTAGGGGTGCTATGCAACATCTGTTTTAAATGAAAAACTTTCAACCTTGGGGTCATCTGGGGTGTTAGTAGACC
The genomic region above belongs to Cicer arietinum cultivar CDC Frontier isolate Library 1 chromosome 4, Cicar.CDCFrontier_v2.0, whole genome shotgun sequence and contains:
- the LOC140920068 gene encoding uncharacterized protein, with protein sequence MDKSWISYNPNNSLNKEKYIRGVTNFLDFAFAKSNDGKILCPCTNCVNCKWRSRVDIYEHLIHFGFLKGYVTWVFHGEQVSSSSSQSVSQVEGEFGHDIDTLIYDAFGIHPTNESDGANLNVEDENPKAFLDEPNTQQFEDDSNLDKFYLLLNEAEQNLYPGCKKALRGALPEENTLPKSFYDTKKIICGLGLSYEKIHACPNDCILYWRDSSNAQICSKCGMSRWKLNSNDNEGRKKIPAKVLRWFPLKPRLQRLFLSSKIASSMTWHKDGRTKDGLMRHPADSFAWKYFDSQHPDFSCDPRNVRLGLASDGFNPFKTMSISHSTWPIVLIPYNLPPWMCMKQPNFILSLLIPGPKGPGNKLDIYMQPLVEELKELWENWGENI